The following proteins come from a genomic window of bacterium:
- a CDS encoding GGDEF domain-containing protein: protein MITNYIRYDARIVNYTGIVRGSIQRSVKLELCGKDAGEIIEKTDVILDLLLEKNYRFKLYGIKDKPFFDSILELKSKWGILKDKLDVYNKNRDSRIRTDIFILSEECWSLANTSVFEAQFVSESKFKYMNFVLLGTIVNLFLILLIILMVKKWVHDKLEFSAVYDNLTKCYNRASFYSHLKNEIRRAERYSSSLAVIMLDADYFKEINDNYGHDVGDSVLRSVADICQKSIRKNDYFARVGGEEFAIIALEATLKQAFIVAEKLRIVLSKHIFKHNLHVTASLGVAQYVKGDTEDDIMKRADIALYKAKHNGRNRVEMEV from the coding sequence ATGATAACCAATTATATAAGGTATGACGCAAGGATTGTGAATTACACGGGTATCGTAAGAGGTTCGATACAAAGGTCGGTAAAACTTGAATTATGCGGAAAAGATGCCGGCGAGATAATAGAAAAAACGGATGTTATACTTGATCTTCTCCTTGAAAAGAACTACAGGTTTAAATTATACGGCATTAAAGATAAGCCGTTCTTTGACTCGATACTTGAACTAAAAAGCAAATGGGGTATCCTTAAGGACAAATTGGATGTTTATAACAAAAACAGGGACAGCCGTATCCGGACGGACATATTTATTTTAAGCGAAGAATGCTGGAGCCTGGCCAATACCTCGGTTTTTGAGGCTCAGTTTGTTTCCGAGTCGAAATTTAAATATATGAATTTTGTGCTGCTCGGCACCATTGTCAACCTGTTCCTGATCCTGCTGATAATCCTGATGGTAAAAAAATGGGTGCATGACAAACTCGAATTTTCCGCCGTATACGATAATTTGACAAAATGTTATAACAGGGCGAGTTTCTATTCCCATCTTAAAAACGAAATAAGAAGAGCCGAAAGATACAGTTCATCACTTGCCGTCATTATGCTTGACGCTGATTATTTTAAAGAAATAAATGATAATTACGGGCATGATGTGGGTGATTCCGTTTTAAGGTCGGTTGCCGATATTTGCCAGAAAAGCATAAGGAAAAATGATTATTTCGCGAGGGTTGGCGGAGAAGAATTTGCGATTATTGCCCTGGAAGCGACGCTAAAACAGGCTTTTATAGTCGCCGAGAAACTGAGAATAGTTTTGAGCAAACATATTTTTAAGCATAATCTTCATGTCACGGCCAGTTTGGGCGTGGCGCAGTATGTAAAAGGCGAT